In Kitasatospora sp. NBC_00240, the following are encoded in one genomic region:
- a CDS encoding DUF3592 domain-containing protein, which produces MDAGRLLPLALLVGMGGAVAYLAGAMGLNRTRRLRRVGVPVQALVRYRPADAGDRTGAGRPLLQFVTVDDAVMEVSSPVPAGRAQPLADGGQVWISYDPAAPREIAVRGRERVWLDGAFIVLGAVAVFLSLALFLLAV; this is translated from the coding sequence ATGGATGCCGGTCGGCTGCTGCCGCTCGCTCTCCTCGTCGGCATGGGCGGGGCGGTCGCCTACCTCGCCGGTGCAATGGGGCTGAACCGGACCCGCAGGCTGCGACGGGTGGGAGTGCCCGTGCAGGCGCTGGTCAGATACCGCCCGGCCGATGCGGGAGACCGCACCGGGGCTGGGCGGCCGCTGCTGCAGTTCGTGACCGTGGACGATGCCGTGATGGAGGTCTCCTCGCCGGTGCCCGCGGGCCGTGCGCAGCCGCTGGCCGACGGCGGGCAGGTGTGGATCAGCTACGACCCCGCGGCCCCCCGCGAGATCGCGGTCCGGGGGCGCGAACGCGTCTGGCTGGACGGAGCGTTCATCGTTCTCGGCGCCGTGGCCGTGTTCCTGTCGTTGGCCCTGTTCCTGCTCGCCGTCTGA
- a CDS encoding arsenate reductase ArsC, translating to MPTTASASVLFVCIHNAGRSQMAAGFLRHLAGDRIEVRSAGSVPGDRINPSAVAAMAELGIDISDRKPKVLTADAVQASDYVITMGCGDACPYFPGKKYLDWKLDDPAGQGVEAVRPIRDEIKRLIEGLIAEIDAGPQES from the coding sequence ATGCCCACCACCGCCTCCGCGTCCGTGCTGTTCGTCTGCATCCACAACGCGGGCCGCTCCCAGATGGCGGCCGGCTTCCTGCGCCACCTCGCGGGCGACCGCATCGAGGTCCGCTCCGCCGGCTCCGTGCCCGGAGACCGGATCAACCCGTCGGCGGTCGCCGCGATGGCCGAGCTCGGCATCGACATCTCCGACCGGAAGCCCAAGGTGCTGACCGCCGACGCGGTCCAGGCCTCCGACTACGTCATCACCATGGGCTGCGGCGACGCCTGCCCGTACTTCCCCGGCAAGAAGTACCTGGACTGGAAGCTCGACGACCCGGCCGGCCAGGGTGTCGAGGCGGTCCGCCCCATCCGCGACGAGATCAAGCGCCTCATCGAGGGCCTGATCGCCGAGATCGACGCCGGGCCGCAGGAGAGCTGA
- a CDS encoding amino acid transporter, whose product MCLTGLDYFSTLGYQPGIAALAAGLLSPVATVVLVIVTLCGALPVYRRVAQESPHGQGSIAMLERLLSFWQGKLFVLALLGFAATDFVITITLSAADATAHLVENPHLTGALHGRQVLITMILVALLGAVFLKGFGEAIGVAVVLVAVYLALNVVVVAVGLWHVLSDPDLVTDWTHALTVEHGNVVAMVGVAVLVFPKLALGLSGFETGVAVMPHIEGEEGDTEEKPVGRIRGTRKLLTTAAVIMSVFLITTSFITTLLIPPAAFEPGGAANGRALAYLAHEYLGSAFGTVYDVSTIAILWFAGASAMAGLLNLLPRYLPRYGMAPHWARAVRPMVLVLTGVAFLITWIFDASVDEQGGAYATGVLVLITSAAIAVTIAAHKAGQRGWTVGFAIIAAVFVYTTGDNIAERPDGVKIGACFIAAIVLVSLASRLARAFELRVTDVVLDQVAERFVRDCSNRTIRLIANEPDNRDLAEYREKLQQIRTDNDIPVEDDLVFVEVTVRDPSDFEAELTVRGEVLHGRYRVLTLEHSSIPNALAALLLHVRDATGQQPHIYFEWTEGNPFAQFLRFFLFGQGEVAPVTREVLREAERDRTRRPRVHVG is encoded by the coding sequence ATGTGCCTGACCGGTCTGGACTACTTCTCCACCCTGGGCTACCAGCCCGGCATCGCGGCGCTGGCGGCCGGACTGCTGTCGCCGGTGGCGACCGTCGTGCTGGTGATCGTCACCCTGTGCGGGGCGCTGCCGGTGTACCGGCGGGTGGCCCAGGAGAGCCCGCACGGGCAGGGCTCGATCGCCATGCTGGAGCGCCTGCTGTCGTTCTGGCAGGGCAAGCTGTTCGTGCTGGCGCTGCTCGGCTTCGCCGCGACCGACTTCGTGATCACCATCACCCTGTCCGCCGCCGACGCCACCGCGCACCTGGTGGAGAACCCGCACCTCACCGGCGCACTGCACGGCCGCCAGGTGCTGATCACGATGATCCTGGTGGCCCTGCTCGGGGCGGTGTTCCTCAAGGGCTTCGGCGAGGCGATCGGCGTCGCCGTGGTGCTGGTGGCGGTCTACCTCGCGCTGAACGTGGTGGTGGTCGCGGTCGGGCTGTGGCACGTGCTGTCGGATCCCGACCTGGTCACGGACTGGACGCACGCGCTGACCGTCGAGCACGGCAACGTGGTGGCGATGGTCGGGGTGGCCGTGCTGGTCTTCCCGAAACTGGCCCTGGGCCTGTCCGGGTTCGAGACCGGGGTCGCGGTGATGCCGCACATCGAGGGCGAGGAGGGCGACACCGAGGAGAAGCCGGTCGGGCGGATCCGCGGCACCCGCAAGCTCCTCACCACCGCCGCCGTGATCATGAGCGTGTTCCTGATCACCACCAGCTTCATCACGACCCTGCTGATCCCGCCCGCCGCCTTCGAGCCGGGCGGCGCGGCCAACGGCCGCGCCCTGGCCTACCTGGCCCACGAGTACCTCGGCAGCGCGTTCGGCACCGTCTACGACGTCTCCACCATCGCGATCCTGTGGTTCGCCGGGGCGTCCGCGATGGCCGGCCTGCTCAACCTGTTGCCCCGCTACCTGCCGCGCTACGGCATGGCGCCGCACTGGGCGCGGGCCGTGCGGCCGATGGTGCTGGTGCTCACCGGGGTCGCCTTCCTGATCACCTGGATCTTCGACGCCAGCGTCGACGAGCAGGGCGGCGCCTACGCCACCGGTGTCCTGGTCCTGATCACCTCGGCCGCCATCGCCGTGACCATCGCCGCGCACAAGGCCGGCCAGCGCGGCTGGACCGTCGGCTTCGCGATCATCGCGGCGGTGTTCGTCTACACCACCGGCGACAACATCGCCGAGCGGCCCGACGGCGTGAAGATCGGTGCCTGCTTCATCGCCGCGATCGTGCTGGTCTCACTCGCCTCCCGGCTGGCCCGCGCCTTCGAACTGCGGGTCACGGACGTCGTCCTCGACCAGGTGGCCGAGCGCTTCGTCCGGGACTGCTCGAACCGGACCATCCGGCTGATCGCCAACGAGCCCGACAACCGGGACCTCGCCGAGTACCGGGAGAAGCTCCAGCAGATCCGGACGGACAACGACATCCCGGTCGAGGACGACCTGGTGTTCGTGGAGGTCACCGTCCGGGACCCGTCGGACTTCGAGGCGGAGCTGACAGTCCGCGGCGAGGTGCTGCACGGGCGCTACCGCGTCCTGACCCTGGAGCACTCCAGCATCCCGAACGCGCTCGCCGCGCTGCTGCTGCACGTGCGGGACGCCACCGGGCAGCAGCCGCACATCTACTTCGAGTGGACCGAGGGCAACCCGTTCGCGCAGTTCCTGCGGTTCTTCCTGTTCGGACAGGGCGAGGTCGCCCCGGTCACCCGCGAAGTCCTGCGGGAGGCCGAGCGGGACCGCACCCGCCGCCCCCGGGTCCACGTCGGCTGA
- a CDS encoding metalloregulator ArsR/SmtB family transcription factor translates to MSNLKLVELPVVEPETAPCCPPVTSAALSEADSVRMAAMFKALADPVRLRLFSRVASHEGGEACVCDIQDVGVSQPTVSHHLKKLREAGLLTSERRGTWVYYRVAPEALAAMAGLLAAAR, encoded by the coding sequence ATGTCGAATCTGAAGTTGGTGGAGCTGCCGGTGGTCGAGCCCGAGACCGCGCCGTGCTGCCCGCCCGTCACCTCGGCGGCCCTGTCCGAGGCGGACTCGGTGCGGATGGCGGCGATGTTCAAGGCGCTCGCGGACCCGGTCCGCCTGCGCCTGTTCTCCCGGGTCGCCTCCCACGAGGGCGGTGAGGCGTGCGTGTGCGACATCCAGGACGTCGGCGTCTCCCAGCCCACCGTCTCCCACCACCTCAAGAAGCTGCGCGAGGCCGGCCTGCTCACCAGCGAGCGGCGCGGCACCTGGGTCTACTACCGGGTCGCCCCCGAGGCGCTCGCCGCCATGGCCGGCCTGCTGGCGGCCGCTCGCTGA
- a CDS encoding metalloregulator ArsR/SmtB family transcription factor, giving the protein MVMSVDSDVMKALADPLRIRILTLLAEEALCTTHLVEETGARQTNLSNHLRILRDAGLVDTEPCGRFTYYSLRPDALEAVAAEFAGLAATAREAAANRRKRSC; this is encoded by the coding sequence ATGGTGATGTCAGTCGACAGTGACGTGATGAAGGCCCTGGCCGACCCGTTGAGGATCCGGATCCTCACGCTGCTCGCCGAGGAGGCACTGTGCACGACCCACCTCGTCGAGGAGACCGGCGCCCGGCAGACGAACCTGTCGAACCACCTCAGGATCCTCCGGGACGCCGGACTGGTCGACACCGAGCCGTGCGGTCGATTCACCTACTACTCGCTCCGCCCCGACGCCCTTGAGGCCGTGGCGGCGGAGTTCGCCGGGCTGGCCGCCACCGCCCGTGAGGCCGCCGCGAACCGTCGCAAGCGGTCCTGCTGA
- a CDS encoding putative T7SS-secreted protein, translating to MSGSFGGYPWGSPDRDGFEALGFDPAPGSLPGIESMVRDLQRAAKELQDAHTSVLRASNNGQAWQGEAADAFSARIAKLPQQLATAQDSFTSAYRTMDSWHGRLADLQRRADEEERQAKDARGRRDRAAGNPDLKLAGLSFGDDQQLADAEARYKAANAELATADAELSAIVAQAKHLRGDHDRLAQEAAAAIARAASRAPDGPGWFAKLVDGIEGFVAANLELADAALKWVQDHANAIAAIGDLLSNASTAVGLAGLALHCIPTPWTEAAAVALDGVSVGLAGGALAAHGVAALAGADVPPMSFATDIMGTVPVVGSPGKLGKAGAALAKAGDEANVVGAAGTSLSVTGWLMDSSGLKVFLPRNDRQSIETATGGSLLVGIENSWHDGYEKDRAARREKAGAAR from the coding sequence GTGAGCGGGTCGTTCGGCGGGTACCCGTGGGGCAGCCCGGACCGGGACGGCTTCGAGGCCCTCGGCTTCGATCCGGCGCCCGGCAGCCTGCCCGGCATCGAGAGCATGGTGCGCGACCTCCAGCGGGCCGCCAAGGAACTGCAGGACGCGCACACCAGCGTGCTGCGGGCCTCGAACAACGGTCAGGCCTGGCAGGGCGAGGCGGCCGACGCGTTCTCGGCCCGGATCGCCAAGCTGCCGCAGCAACTCGCCACCGCCCAGGACTCCTTCACCTCGGCCTACCGCACGATGGACAGCTGGCACGGCCGGCTGGCCGACCTCCAACGCCGGGCGGACGAGGAGGAGCGGCAGGCGAAGGACGCCCGCGGCCGCCGGGACCGCGCCGCCGGGAATCCCGACCTCAAGCTGGCCGGCCTGTCCTTCGGCGACGACCAGCAGTTGGCCGACGCCGAGGCCCGCTACAAGGCCGCCAACGCCGAACTGGCCACCGCCGACGCCGAACTGTCGGCGATCGTCGCCCAGGCGAAGCACCTGCGCGGGGATCACGACAGGCTCGCTCAGGAGGCGGCCGCCGCCATCGCCCGGGCCGCCTCCCGGGCGCCGGACGGGCCGGGCTGGTTCGCCAAGCTGGTCGACGGCATCGAGGGCTTCGTCGCGGCCAACCTCGAACTGGCCGACGCCGCCCTGAAATGGGTCCAGGACCACGCCAACGCCATCGCCGCCATCGGCGACCTGCTGAGCAACGCCAGTACGGCGGTCGGCCTGGCCGGGCTGGCGCTGCACTGCATACCGACACCGTGGACGGAGGCCGCAGCCGTCGCCCTCGACGGGGTGTCGGTGGGCCTGGCGGGCGGTGCGCTCGCCGCGCACGGCGTCGCCGCGCTCGCGGGCGCCGACGTTCCGCCGATGAGCTTCGCCACCGACATCATGGGCACCGTCCCGGTGGTCGGCTCGCCGGGCAAGCTGGGCAAGGCGGGGGCCGCCCTGGCCAAGGCCGGTGACGAGGCCAACGTGGTCGGAGCCGCGGGGACCTCACTGTCGGTCACCGGCTGGCTGATGGACTCCTCCGGTCTGAAGGTGTTCCTCCCCCGCAACGACCGGCAGTCCATCGAGACGGCCACCGGCGGTTCGCTGCTGGTGGGCATCGAGAACTCCTGGCACGACGGGTACGAGAAGGACCGGGCAGCCAGGCGGGAGAAGGCCGGGGCCGCCAGGTGA
- a CDS encoding metalloregulator ArsR/SmtB family transcription factor has product MRSLPLIDAEAAERYAAWFKALADPTRVRLLHLLAVEGRPLAVGEIVERASVGQSTVSHHLKILAEVRFVQAERQGTSTRYEVNRTCLAVFPAAVRMILGEDSAGQGADRGR; this is encoded by the coding sequence ATGCGCTCCCTCCCCCTGATCGACGCGGAAGCCGCCGAGCGGTACGCCGCGTGGTTCAAGGCGCTGGCCGACCCGACCCGCGTCCGGCTGCTCCACCTGCTGGCCGTCGAGGGTCGGCCGCTGGCCGTCGGTGAGATCGTCGAGCGGGCGAGCGTCGGTCAGTCGACCGTCTCGCACCACCTGAAGATCCTCGCCGAGGTGCGCTTCGTCCAGGCCGAGCGCCAGGGCACCTCCACCCGGTACGAGGTCAACCGGACCTGCCTGGCGGTCTTCCCGGCCGCCGTGCGGATGATTCTCGGAGAGGACTCCGCCGGGCAGGGGGCCGACCGTGGCCGCTGA
- a CDS encoding ATP-binding protein codes for MSRVGKLRVYLGAAPGVGKTYAMLAEGRRLRQGGLDVVVGLVETYGRRGTEEQLGDLPFVARSAVRYRGVELTELDVEAVLARRPGLALVDELAHSNAPGRRNSKRWQDVQELLSAGIDVSTTLNIQHLESLNDVVEQITGVVQHEQIPDAVVRGADRIELVDLSPEALRRRLAEGHVYGPDKIDIALDNYFRAGNLGALRELALLWLADRVEEELADYRARHGIKAPWETKERIVVALNGAPQGEHLIRRGARTARRVHGDLIGVHVRIDDGTVRSEPSALEGQRRLLRELHASYVEVDGTDIARALVDFARTESATQILLGPTGRSRLRELVSGSVINRAIRMAGPIDVRVLPPPGPGMLELPKSPRSRRPVVVARRRLWSAWLLGPAGALALAVLLSPLRGSLGLSGALLCLLLVVAGVARLGGLAPAAVTTLVAALSADYFFTSPWYSLTVERSADTAALVVFLAVAGIISHLIDGLARRSVQAARARAEAQALARLAGETVRTGARALPRLLVELRRTFALEAAGILVPEGNAWRVAASSGAPPPERPEDAPFAADLDQGAVLVLSGPSLTQENTRLLGPFVTQLRLAQERERLTEAAATASALAHTDALHTTLLEAVAHDLRAPLAAIKVSAASLLSPGIDRRPDAVHRCCDVIDTESDRLAHLIAILLDLSRLQAGKVPVTLGPTDLGEVLRVALAGLAGVGSPVEIDVAEDLPEVEADAGLLERALANVLANARTWSPPGTPVRVDAGAVADRVHLRVVDRGPGIAADERDRLFEPFHHGTGRDRRLPAGLGLGLAVAKGFTEAMNGELTVEDTPGGGTTFVFGLRRAAAP; via the coding sequence GTGAGCAGAGTCGGGAAGCTACGGGTGTACCTGGGCGCGGCCCCGGGCGTGGGGAAGACGTACGCGATGCTTGCCGAGGGGCGGCGGCTTCGCCAGGGCGGGCTGGATGTGGTCGTCGGCCTGGTGGAGACGTACGGGCGCCGGGGTACCGAGGAGCAGTTGGGCGACCTGCCGTTCGTCGCGCGGAGTGCGGTCCGCTACCGCGGAGTGGAGCTGACCGAGCTGGACGTGGAGGCGGTGCTCGCGCGTCGCCCGGGGCTGGCCCTGGTGGACGAGCTGGCGCACAGCAATGCGCCGGGCCGGCGCAACTCCAAGCGCTGGCAGGATGTGCAGGAGCTGTTGAGCGCCGGCATCGACGTGTCCACGACGTTGAACATCCAGCACCTGGAGAGCCTCAACGACGTGGTCGAGCAGATCACCGGGGTCGTCCAGCACGAGCAGATCCCGGACGCTGTGGTGCGTGGCGCGGACCGGATCGAGCTGGTGGACCTCAGCCCGGAGGCTCTTCGGCGGCGGCTGGCCGAGGGGCACGTCTACGGGCCCGACAAGATCGACATCGCGTTGGACAACTACTTCCGGGCCGGGAACCTGGGCGCGCTGCGGGAGCTGGCGCTGCTGTGGCTGGCCGACCGGGTCGAGGAGGAGCTCGCCGACTACCGGGCCCGGCACGGCATCAAGGCACCATGGGAGACGAAGGAGCGGATCGTCGTCGCGCTGAACGGCGCCCCGCAGGGCGAGCACCTGATCCGGCGGGGCGCGCGGACGGCCAGACGGGTCCACGGTGACCTCATCGGGGTCCACGTGCGGATCGACGACGGCACCGTGCGGTCCGAGCCGTCCGCACTGGAGGGGCAGCGCCGCCTCCTGCGGGAACTGCACGCCAGCTATGTCGAGGTCGACGGCACGGACATCGCCCGAGCCCTGGTGGACTTCGCGCGGACCGAGAGCGCCACCCAGATCCTGCTCGGCCCGACCGGCCGCTCACGGCTGCGCGAGCTGGTCAGCGGTTCTGTGATCAACCGGGCGATCCGCATGGCCGGCCCGATCGACGTCCGGGTGCTGCCACCACCGGGCCCCGGGATGCTGGAGCTTCCGAAGTCGCCGAGAAGTCGCCGACCCGTGGTCGTCGCGCGGCGCAGGCTCTGGTCGGCCTGGCTGCTCGGGCCGGCGGGTGCCCTCGCGCTCGCGGTGCTGCTGTCGCCGCTGCGCGGCTCGCTCGGCCTGTCCGGCGCGCTGCTGTGCCTGCTGCTCGTGGTCGCGGGAGTCGCCCGTCTCGGCGGCCTTGCCCCGGCAGCCGTAACGACCCTGGTAGCGGCCCTGTCGGCCGACTACTTCTTCACCTCCCCCTGGTACAGCCTCACTGTCGAGCGCTCGGCGGACACCGCGGCACTGGTGGTGTTCCTGGCCGTTGCCGGGATCATCAGCCACCTGATCGACGGGTTGGCCCGTCGTTCCGTGCAGGCCGCCCGGGCCCGGGCTGAGGCGCAGGCGCTCGCCCGCCTCGCCGGGGAGACCGTCCGTACGGGTGCGCGGGCCCTGCCGCGGCTGCTGGTGGAACTACGGCGGACCTTCGCTCTGGAAGCGGCGGGAATCCTGGTCCCCGAAGGGAACGCCTGGCGGGTCGCGGCGTCCTCCGGCGCCCCGCCGCCCGAACGGCCCGAGGACGCACCGTTCGCCGCCGACCTCGACCAGGGCGCCGTACTCGTCCTGTCCGGCCCGTCGCTCACCCAGGAGAACACCCGGCTGCTCGGCCCGTTCGTCACGCAACTGCGGCTCGCGCAGGAGCGCGAGCGCCTCACCGAGGCGGCCGCGACCGCCTCGGCCCTGGCACACACCGACGCACTGCACACCACCCTGCTGGAAGCAGTCGCGCACGATCTGCGAGCACCGCTGGCCGCGATCAAGGTCTCGGCCGCCAGTCTGTTGTCGCCCGGGATCGACCGGCGGCCGGATGCTGTCCACCGGTGCTGCGACGTCATCGACACCGAGTCGGACAGGCTGGCGCATCTGATCGCCATCCTGCTCGACCTCAGCCGCCTTCAGGCCGGGAAGGTTCCTGTGACGCTCGGACCGACCGATCTCGGCGAGGTCCTTCGCGTAGCGCTGGCCGGCCTGGCAGGCGTGGGTTCCCCGGTCGAGATCGACGTCGCCGAGGACCTTCCCGAGGTCGAGGCGGATGCGGGGCTGTTGGAGCGGGCGCTCGCCAACGTGCTTGCGAACGCGCGGACCTGGTCGCCGCCGGGCACTCCGGTGCGGGTGGACGCCGGCGCGGTGGCCGACCGGGTTCATCTGCGGGTCGTCGACCGCGGGCCCGGGATCGCCGCCGATGAGCGGGACAGGCTCTTCGAGCCGTTCCACCACGGCACCGGCCGGGACCGCCGGCTGCCCGCAGGCCTCGGACTCGGCCTTGCGGTCGCCAAGGGCTTCACCGAGGCGATGAACGGCGAACTCACCGTCGAGGACACCCCCGGCGGCGGTACCACCTTCGTGTTCGGTCTTCGCCGAGCAGCAGCACCCTGA
- a CDS encoding MIP/aquaporin family protein, translating into MSAMEAGPDIADPFTVEPPPTSGRGRPHAVPLANRVVAELVGSAALVAVVVGSGIQATELSEDVGLQLLANSLATVFGLGVLILLLGPVSGAHFNPVVTLAEWWTGRKAPEGLGPREVAAYIPAQIVGAIAGAILADAMFGKALVQWSTHDRSAGHLLLGEVVATAGLVLLIFGLAKTDHLRFAPVAVASYIGAAYWFTSSTSFANPAVTIGRAFTDTFAGIAPSSVPGFIGLQLVGGVVGLTLVALVFDHRRRTSAAAGSK; encoded by the coding sequence TTGAGCGCCATGGAGGCCGGACCCGACATCGCGGACCCGTTCACGGTCGAACCTCCCCCGACCTCCGGCCGGGGGCGCCCCCACGCCGTCCCGCTCGCCAACCGCGTCGTGGCCGAGCTGGTCGGCAGCGCGGCGCTGGTCGCCGTCGTGGTCGGCTCCGGCATCCAGGCCACCGAGCTCAGCGAGGACGTCGGCCTGCAACTGCTCGCCAACTCCCTGGCCACCGTCTTCGGCCTCGGCGTGCTGATCCTGCTGCTCGGCCCCGTCTCCGGCGCGCACTTCAATCCGGTCGTCACGCTGGCCGAGTGGTGGACCGGCCGCAAGGCCCCCGAGGGGCTCGGCCCGCGCGAGGTCGCCGCCTACATCCCGGCACAGATCGTCGGTGCGATCGCCGGGGCGATCCTGGCCGACGCGATGTTCGGCAAGGCGCTGGTGCAGTGGTCCACGCACGACCGGTCCGCCGGGCACCTGCTGCTCGGCGAGGTCGTCGCCACGGCGGGCCTGGTCCTGCTGATCTTCGGACTGGCGAAGACCGACCACCTGCGGTTCGCGCCGGTCGCGGTCGCCTCCTACATCGGCGCCGCGTACTGGTTCACGTCGTCCACCTCCTTCGCCAACCCGGCCGTCACCATCGGGCGCGCGTTCACCGACACCTTCGCGGGCATCGCCCCGAGCTCCGTACCGGGCTTCATCGGCCTGCAGTTGGTCGGCGGCGTCGTGGGCCTCACCCTGGTGGCACTGGTCTTCGACCACCGTCGGCGCACCTCGGCCGCGGCCGGTTCGAAGTGA
- a CDS encoding universal stress protein — translation MVENSRVVVGVNGSLSSLAALYRAVEEAGRRDAMLVPVIAWTAADKTLRPLSELEHVARRCLDTAFEQAFGGYPGDIVIRPLVVRSQPGRALVAAASGPGDLLVLGSGHHGRVQRALHGSVVRHCRAHARCEVVVVSPSALLESLELTARSGAPMPFAAGNARVSHRPAAAR, via the coding sequence ATGGTCGAGAACAGTCGGGTCGTCGTCGGGGTCAACGGCTCGTTGAGCAGTCTCGCGGCCCTGTACCGGGCGGTGGAGGAGGCCGGCAGACGCGACGCGATGCTCGTCCCGGTGATCGCGTGGACCGCCGCGGACAAGACGCTACGGCCGCTCTCGGAGCTGGAGCACGTCGCCCGCAGGTGCCTGGACACCGCGTTCGAGCAGGCCTTCGGCGGGTACCCCGGCGACATCGTCATCCGCCCGCTGGTGGTCCGCTCCCAACCCGGCCGTGCTCTGGTGGCCGCTGCGAGTGGCCCGGGTGACCTGCTGGTACTCGGCAGCGGCCACCACGGCAGGGTCCAGCGGGCACTGCACGGCTCGGTCGTCCGCCACTGCCGCGCCCACGCACGCTGCGAGGTGGTCGTGGTCTCCCCGTCCGCGCTCCTGGAGAGCCTGGAGCTCACCGCGCGCAGTGGGGCGCCCATGCCGTTCGCCGCCGGAAACGCCCGAGTCTCGCACCGTCCCGCCGCAGCACGGTGA
- a CDS encoding type VII secretion target: MGQTFKVEADELGQLSKELGEATQSMGGAVHALEQTNPKVTGEAGPDMACEGFGHDWSYGLKQLTEALQAIGKGLDATARGYRRTDDVIRRTMSGQVAQAAS; encoded by the coding sequence GTGGGACAGACCTTCAAGGTGGAGGCGGACGAGCTCGGGCAGCTCTCCAAGGAGTTGGGCGAGGCGACGCAGAGCATGGGAGGGGCCGTGCACGCGTTGGAGCAGACCAATCCCAAGGTCACCGGTGAAGCCGGGCCGGACATGGCCTGCGAGGGGTTCGGACACGACTGGTCGTACGGGCTGAAGCAGCTGACCGAGGCTCTGCAGGCCATCGGCAAGGGCCTGGACGCCACCGCGCGCGGCTACCGGCGCACCGACGACGTGATCCGCCGAACCATGTCCGGCCAGGTCGCGCAGGCCGCCTCGTGA
- a CDS encoding FAD-dependent monooxygenase, producing MSEARRTQVLVAGSGQAGRAVGHHLRRAGLDFTILDAATERSRPRPTRRARYRHDGGSGSSDSDS from the coding sequence GTGAGCGAGGCCCGGCGCACCCAGGTCCTCGTCGCCGGCAGCGGGCAGGCCGGCCGCGCCGTCGGCCACCACCTGCGGCGCGCCGGGCTCGACTTCACGATCCTGGACGCCGCCACCGAGCGCTCCCGCCCCCGGCCGACCAGGCGGGCGCGGTACCGGCACGACGGCGGCAGCGGCAGCAGCGACAGCGACAGCTGA
- a CDS encoding GNAT family N-acetyltransferase: MVAAHATQVLTIYQAGIDEGDATFETAAPTWEAFDAGKLPAHRHVALEPGGRVLGWVAASRVSDRCAYAGVVEHSVYVHPGARGRGVARALLDALIHSTQAAGIWTIQSGIFPGNTASLALHRRAGFRVIGTRERIGRQHGVWRDVVLVERRSPVVD; encoded by the coding sequence ATGGTCGCCGCCCATGCCACCCAGGTCCTGACGATCTACCAGGCCGGGATCGACGAGGGTGACGCCACCTTCGAGACCGCGGCTCCGACCTGGGAGGCCTTCGACGCCGGGAAGCTCCCGGCCCACCGCCACGTCGCCCTTGAGCCGGGAGGCCGAGTGCTCGGCTGGGTCGCCGCGAGCCGGGTCTCCGACCGCTGCGCCTACGCCGGCGTGGTCGAGCATTCCGTCTACGTCCACCCCGGCGCCCGCGGGCGCGGCGTCGCCCGGGCCCTGCTGGACGCCCTGATCCACTCCACGCAGGCCGCCGGCATCTGGACGATCCAGTCCGGGATCTTCCCCGGGAACACCGCCAGCCTCGCCCTGCACCGGCGGGCGGGCTTCCGCGTCATCGGCACCCGCGAGCGGATCGGCCGGCAGCACGGCGTCTGGCGCGACGTCGTGCTGGTCGAACGCCGAAGCCCGGTCGTCGACTGA